One Streptomyces sp. B21-105 genomic region harbors:
- a CDS encoding response regulator transcription factor, giving the protein MPAPPAPPAAVQPLFPPPPRPAPVRVVVADDNPVVRAGLTALLSSREDITVVAEAADGREAYEAAARHRPDVVLLDVRMPGVDGLTALPHLARIARVVMLTYSHEAEIVQASLRGGAGGYLVHGEFTVEELTSAVRDVTRGRAHLTPTAATAVMAHLYTDATAHAETDPLPLFPVTSPNRLSQMQPVMGQSTRERDGEPERARAREAGTRSRLSAREAEIMDLIASGMNNQQIAATCFISEKTVKNHINRIFAKLHSASRSEATATWLGTAPGAAHRGVG; this is encoded by the coding sequence ATGCCGGCCCCACCCGCACCCCCCGCCGCGGTGCAGCCGCTCTTCCCGCCTCCTCCCCGTCCCGCCCCCGTGCGCGTCGTGGTGGCCGACGACAACCCGGTGGTCCGCGCGGGCCTGACCGCTCTCCTCTCCTCCCGGGAGGACATCACGGTCGTCGCGGAGGCGGCGGACGGCCGCGAGGCCTACGAGGCCGCGGCACGGCACCGCCCCGACGTCGTCCTCCTGGACGTCCGCATGCCGGGCGTCGACGGCCTCACGGCCCTTCCGCACCTGGCGCGGATCGCACGGGTCGTGATGCTGACGTACAGCCACGAGGCCGAGATCGTCCAGGCTTCCCTGCGGGGCGGGGCGGGCGGATACCTGGTCCACGGGGAGTTCACCGTCGAGGAACTGACGTCGGCGGTACGGGACGTCACCCGGGGCCGCGCCCATCTCACTCCGACGGCTGCGACGGCGGTGATGGCACACCTCTACACCGATGCGACTGCACACGCAGAAACGGACCCACTTCCCCTATTTCCAGTGACTTCACCGAATCGGCTTTCGCAGATGCAACCTGTTATGGGACAGTCGACACGGGAACGCGACGGGGAACCGGAACGGGCACGGGCACGGGAAGCCGGCACGAGAAGCCGACTCAGCGCGAGGGAGGCGGAGATCATGGACCTGATCGCATCGGGCATGAACAACCAGCAGATCGCCGCCACTTGTTTCATCAGCGAGAAGACGGTCAAGAACCACATCAACCGCATCTTCGCGAAACTCCACAGCGCCAGCCGTTCCGAAGCCACCGCCACATGGCTGGGCACGGCACCCGGCGCCGCACACCGAGGGGTGGGCTGA
- a CDS encoding Flp family type IVb pilin produces MTQWINTVVARVQSRARRNDSGQTAVEYLGIIAVVVAIVLAITGTDIGQTIYNAITDKINEVISG; encoded by the coding sequence ATGACCCAGTGGATCAACACGGTCGTCGCCCGTGTCCAGTCCCGAGCGCGCCGCAACGACAGCGGCCAGACCGCGGTGGAGTACCTGGGCATCATCGCCGTGGTCGTGGCGATCGTCCTGGCGATCACGGGCACGGACATCGGCCAGACGATTTACAACGCGATCACGGACAAGATCAACGAGGTCATCTCAGGCTGA
- a CDS encoding OmpA family protein — translation MPRTRTRTRPLPSRLTLAVLAVAAVLVAPAPARADTPSVPPGTEPTASAPVDVDANDPDLKLPEGGTLAEPKVLDIKQVVEDETGDERREDTNADVTFALQAEVLFGKDSAKLGAAAKARITTIAAEIKKQNTTLVRVFGFTDNLGSSAHGDVLSKQRADAVQAELAGELNDPKITFEVRGYGEQYPISDNSTEAGRKKNRRVEVTFPRTAS, via the coding sequence ATGCCCCGCACCCGCACCCGCACCCGCCCACTCCCGTCCCGTCTCACCCTCGCCGTCCTCGCCGTCGCCGCCGTGCTCGTCGCCCCCGCCCCCGCCCGGGCCGACACCCCCAGCGTCCCGCCCGGCACCGAACCCACCGCGTCCGCGCCTGTGGACGTCGACGCCAACGACCCCGATCTCAAGCTCCCCGAGGGCGGCACACTCGCCGAGCCCAAGGTGCTCGACATCAAGCAGGTCGTCGAGGACGAGACGGGCGACGAACGGCGGGAGGACACCAACGCCGACGTGACGTTCGCGCTCCAGGCGGAAGTCCTCTTCGGCAAGGACAGCGCGAAGCTCGGCGCGGCGGCGAAGGCACGCATCACCACGATCGCCGCCGAGATCAAGAAGCAGAACACCACCCTGGTCCGCGTCTTCGGGTTCACCGACAACCTGGGCTCCTCCGCGCACGGCGACGTCCTGTCGAAGCAGCGGGCGGACGCCGTCCAGGCGGAACTCGCGGGAGAGTTGAACGACCCGAAGATCACCTTCGAGGTGCGCGGCTACGGCGAGCAGTACCCCATCTCCGACAACTCGACCGAGGCCGGTCGCAAGAAGAACCGCCGAGTGGAGGTCACCTTTCCCCGCACGGCGAGCTGA
- a CDS encoding winged helix-turn-helix domain-containing protein, which produces MSDRSEVPDFSPQGSQLIYVAVADHVEARIRSGELQPGVRLSAERDLAQEYGVAYLTVRRAAQVLRDRGLIETVHGRGTFVADPLPESGNSEPPQE; this is translated from the coding sequence GTGAGTGACCGCAGTGAGGTGCCCGACTTCAGCCCGCAGGGGTCCCAGCTCATCTATGTCGCCGTGGCCGACCACGTCGAGGCGAGGATCCGCAGCGGAGAGCTCCAGCCCGGCGTCCGGCTGTCAGCCGAACGCGATCTCGCACAGGAATACGGCGTCGCCTACCTCACCGTCCGACGGGCAGCTCAGGTTCTGCGCGACAGGGGACTCATCGAGACGGTGCACGGTCGCGGCACGTTCGTCGCCGACCCGCTGCCCGAGTCCGGGAACAGTGAGCCGCCGCAAGAGTGA